The following are encoded in a window of Capsicum annuum cultivar UCD-10X-F1 unplaced genomic scaffold, UCD10Xv1.1 ctg79528, whole genome shotgun sequence genomic DNA:
- the LOC124895069 gene encoding jacalin-related lectin 2-like, which produces VVLDYPSEFLTEIKGSSYINGLRSLTFVTNKGSYGPYGSNRIADSKFHQLKEFTIQIGDDRSFGGFYGTKTDRYIESIGIYIKLTTSSMMQTRSKRRGSIN; this is translated from the coding sequence GTTGTGTTGGATTATCCATCAGAATTTCTTACAGAGATAAAAGGCAGCAGCTATATTAATGGTTTGAGATCATTAACATTTGTGACCAACAAAGGTTCCTATGGACCATATGGGAGTAATAGGATTGCTGAttcaaaatttcatcagttgAAAGAGTTCACAATTCAAATAGGAGATGATCGTTCTTTTGGTGGATTTTATGGCACCAAAACAGATAGGTATATTGAGAGTATTGGAATCTATATAAAGCTTACTACATCCTCCATGATGCAGACAAGGTCCAAAAGACGAGGATCTATTAATtga